One window of the Amycolatopsis mediterranei genome contains the following:
- a CDS encoding MCE family protein, which yields MSRFRTQLAGVAFLGVLVLLGWLAVAIYDKDFDDAELVTLRADRVGNQLAPTAEVKVKGVPFGEVRAVRSTRAGAEIDLALEPAKIGLLPGNVSARLLPKTVFGERYVNLVLPDSPQGKLRAGDVIAQDRSTNAIELERVLGDLLPLLRAVQPQKLNSSLGAISQALDHRGKPLGDSFVQLQDLLGQLNPLMPQFKADVTALADAADVYTGAAPDILQALSDLSTTAKTIVDTRADLDNLYTSVTSATGHLNEFLRKNKDNLIGVSAASRPTLELLSRYSPEFPCLFDAVNRLKPLMEKALGKGTNEPGLHVTLTVQDAREKYVPGRDTPRFDATGGPKCYGGGAAAAADGDLGPANSPSERQLVAELLRPALGDVPDWASVLIGPALRGTEVTVR from the coding sequence ATGAGCCGGTTCCGCACGCAGCTCGCCGGGGTCGCCTTCCTCGGCGTGCTGGTCCTGCTCGGCTGGCTCGCGGTGGCCATCTACGACAAGGACTTCGACGACGCCGAGCTGGTGACGCTGCGGGCCGACCGCGTCGGCAACCAGCTCGCGCCGACCGCGGAGGTCAAGGTCAAGGGCGTCCCGTTCGGCGAGGTCCGGGCGGTGCGCAGCACGCGCGCCGGCGCCGAGATCGACCTCGCCCTCGAACCGGCCAAGATCGGGCTGCTGCCGGGGAACGTGTCCGCCCGGCTGCTGCCGAAGACGGTGTTCGGCGAGCGGTACGTCAACCTCGTGCTGCCGGACAGTCCACAAGGGAAGCTTCGCGCCGGAGACGTCATCGCGCAGGACCGCTCCACCAACGCCATCGAGCTGGAACGCGTGCTCGGCGACTTGCTGCCGCTGCTGCGCGCGGTCCAGCCGCAGAAGCTGAACAGCTCGCTCGGCGCGATCTCGCAGGCCCTCGACCACCGCGGCAAGCCACTGGGCGACAGCTTCGTCCAGCTGCAGGACCTCCTCGGGCAGCTGAACCCGCTGATGCCGCAGTTCAAGGCCGACGTCACCGCACTGGCGGACGCGGCCGACGTCTACACGGGAGCCGCGCCGGACATCCTGCAGGCGCTGAGCGATCTGTCGACGACCGCGAAGACCATCGTGGACACCCGCGCCGACCTCGACAACCTGTACACGAGCGTGACCAGCGCCACCGGGCACCTGAACGAGTTCCTGCGGAAGAACAAGGACAACCTCATCGGCGTCTCGGCGGCGAGCCGGCCGACGCTGGAACTGCTGTCGCGCTATTCGCCGGAGTTCCCGTGCCTGTTCGACGCGGTCAACCGGCTCAAGCCGCTGATGGAGAAGGCCCTCGGCAAGGGCACGAACGAGCCGGGCCTGCACGTGACGCTCACCGTCCAGGACGCGCGCGAGAAGTACGTCCCCGGCCGGGACACCCCGCGGTTCGACGCGACCGGCGGGCCGAAGTGCTACGGCGGCGGAGCGGCGGCTGCCGCCGATGGTGACCTGGGGCCCGCGAACTCGCCGAGTGAGCGGCAGCTCGTCGCCGAGCTCCTGCGGCCGGCGCTGGGTGACGTGCCGGACTGGGCCAGTGTCCTCATCGGACCGGCGCTGCGCGGGACGGAGGTGACCGTCCGATGA
- a CDS encoding MlaE family ABC transporter permease, protein MAILGKPGDRLFDLGDQLLFYVRALAAVPLAVTRYFREVVRLLAEVTFGSGALAVIGGTIGVMVGLCVFTGVTVGLQGFSALNQINISAMTGFLTAYFNTREIAPLVAGLALSSTVGSGFTAQLGAMRISEEIDALEVMAVRSMPYLVTTRIVAGFIAIIPLYVIGLLISYLGSRLTTVVFFGQSGGTYDHYFTLFLPPGDVLWSFGKVLVFSVGVILTHCFYGYRASGGPAGVGVAVGRAVRTSIVLISVLDLFLSLAIWGATTTVKVSG, encoded by the coding sequence GTGGCCATCCTCGGCAAACCCGGCGACCGGCTGTTCGACCTCGGCGACCAGCTGCTGTTCTACGTCCGCGCGCTCGCCGCCGTCCCGCTCGCCGTGACGCGCTACTTCCGCGAAGTCGTGCGGCTGCTGGCCGAAGTGACGTTCGGCAGCGGCGCCCTCGCGGTGATCGGCGGCACGATCGGCGTGATGGTCGGCCTGTGCGTGTTCACCGGCGTCACCGTGGGACTGCAGGGCTTCAGCGCGCTGAACCAGATCAACATCTCGGCGATGACCGGCTTCCTGACGGCGTACTTCAACACGCGCGAGATCGCGCCGCTCGTCGCCGGGCTCGCACTTTCGTCCACTGTGGGCAGTGGCTTCACCGCCCAGCTGGGCGCGATGCGGATCTCCGAAGAGATCGACGCCCTCGAAGTGATGGCCGTGCGGAGCATGCCGTACCTGGTCACCACCCGGATCGTCGCCGGGTTCATCGCCATCATCCCGCTCTACGTGATCGGCCTGCTGATCTCCTACCTCGGCTCGCGGCTCACCACAGTCGTCTTCTTCGGACAGTCCGGTGGCACCTACGACCACTACTTCACGTTGTTCCTGCCGCCCGGTGACGTGCTGTGGTCGTTCGGCAAAGTGCTGGTCTTCAGCGTCGGCGTGATCCTGACGCACTGCTTCTACGGCTACCGCGCCAGTGGCGGCCCGGCCGGGGTCGGCGTCGCGGTCGGGCGGGCCGTGCGGACGTCGATCGTGCTGATCAGCGTGCTCGACCTGTTCCTTTCGCTGGCCATCTGGGGTGCGACGACCACGGTGAAGGTGTCCGGATGA
- a CDS encoding MlaE family ABC transporter permease: MTTFLSEAPQKAANGLREFGRMCAMGLDVLLAMLRRPYQVREFVLQFWFIASVSITPAILVSIPFGAVISLQLGSLTSQIGAQQFNGAASVLAVVQQASPIVTTLIIAGAGGSAICADLGARSIREEIAAMEVLGVSPIHRLVVPRVQAAVGVSVLLNGLVSVVGVLGGYFFGVIIQGGTPGAYLASFNALAQLPDLVVSSIKAVIFGYLAGVVAAYRGLNPKGGPKGVGDVVNQSVVITFLLLFFVNTVLTALYLQLVPAKGT, from the coding sequence ATGACGACCTTCCTCAGCGAAGCGCCGCAGAAGGCCGCGAACGGCCTGCGCGAGTTCGGCCGGATGTGCGCGATGGGCCTCGACGTCCTGCTCGCCATGCTCCGCCGCCCGTACCAGGTGCGGGAGTTCGTCCTGCAGTTCTGGTTCATCGCCAGCGTCTCCATCACGCCGGCGATCCTGGTCTCCATCCCGTTCGGCGCGGTCATTTCGCTGCAGCTCGGCTCGCTCACCAGCCAGATCGGCGCCCAGCAGTTCAACGGCGCGGCGAGCGTGCTGGCCGTCGTGCAGCAGGCCAGCCCGATCGTGACGACGCTGATCATCGCCGGCGCGGGCGGCAGCGCCATCTGCGCCGATCTCGGCGCGCGCAGCATCCGCGAGGAGATCGCCGCGATGGAGGTGCTCGGCGTCTCGCCGATCCACCGGCTGGTCGTGCCGCGCGTGCAGGCCGCCGTCGGGGTGTCCGTGCTGCTGAACGGCCTGGTCAGCGTGGTCGGCGTGCTCGGCGGCTACTTCTTCGGCGTGATCATCCAGGGCGGCACCCCGGGCGCCTACCTGGCCAGCTTCAACGCCCTCGCGCAGCTGCCCGACCTCGTCGTCAGCTCGATCAAAGCCGTCATCTTCGGCTACCTCGCCGGGGTCGTCGCGGCCTACCGCGGTCTCAACCCGAAGGGCGGCCCCAAGGGCGTCGGCGACGTCGTCAACCAGTCCGTCGTCATCACGTTCCTGCTGCTGTTCTTCGTCAACACCGTGCTCACCGCGCTGTACCTGCAGCTGGTCCCGGCGAAGGGAACCTGA